The Vicia villosa cultivar HV-30 ecotype Madison, WI unplaced genomic scaffold, Vvil1.0 ctg.000673F_1_1, whole genome shotgun sequence DNA window TTACTCTTACTCACATGTTACAATTCCAATTGCTGTAACTAATTCTGTTTTACTAACAGAATTAGTTACTCGTCAGTTGTAACTGTAATAGTTCTAGTTACAAGCTTAACTCTTACTTTTACCCTTTCCTACATACACCCTACTAAGTACTAACAGCTGGTCTACTAACAAGGAGTCTCTGACTCTGGACATTGTAGAGCTTCTATCCTCATCATTTCTATTGAATAATATACACATTTCATCAATCTGGATTTGTGAAATCCATCAATGACCAACTAATCATCAATTCCATTTAAATTGGCAATAATGCTCTTCTTCAGTCAATATTTGACCCAAACGACATTAATTCATTTGTATGCATGTGAGAGGAAGAGATGAGATTTGAGAAACATACCATATGTAGAATAAATTAACATCTTCATTTTTTTGAACACTTCCCAACAGCTCCACAAgcagaaaacctccactgcacaGAACAGGTTCAGGTAGCTTGAAATGTTGCAACTTGTTTTCCTGTACAATATGCCGCCGATGCATTTCAAATTTCATAAACAAGCATAGAATATTGTAAGCTAAAAAATGCAGTTCAAAAGGGTAAAATTTCAAAACAATGCTAGTTATTTTAAGAAGGTACAGAGAGATGAGAAACCGCACCGCCTCAAAAATAACTTTGTATCATGAGTAAGTAATTACCAAGATATCATTAGATATCCACACGAGAAAGAACTTAAAATATCTAAAGGGAAAAGAAGAGAATGTGCTTATCAAATCTCAACCAAAAAAGATAAAGAATTCAAAATAAATTGTTCTGTCTTTTGGCTCTTTATCCAAAAACAAACAAACTTGAATGATCTCTTCTACCCCTCTGCTACTAATTGAGCTAAGTACCTATAACTATCAGTTTTAAACACCAAACTAGTTTACTATTCCAACCAACTACTCTGCCCTACCAGGCTACCAATACCTTCAAAATTGAATTAACGAACCAAGATCTGATTGTTGCCTTAACCTTCATAAAGTGCTTCTTCCATTTAGAAATCCATCTAAACAATCTCCATTTCTTTATCCATTGTTTGTCTTTTGTTAATATTgttattctaaatattttttccTAAGCATCACTGCAGTGGAGAAAATGGCTGCCACATGTttgtaaaacatctaataaatcgTATTGTACCCCTCTTGGACACTTCCAGATATTTGAATCGTATTATACCGCTTAAATAAGCCAAACAGTATTCTCTGCAGAAGCTTAGATGATTTCAATTAACTGCTCGGTTGCACCTACTGAACCCTCTCTTGTCATGACATAGCACAGAACTGAGGGAAGTTTGGTGGCATAGAGCCGCTCTGTATGTGTCGACAGTGTCGTGTGAGTTCTACTATTTACTATTTTAAGCTTAGTTCATACTCTTATTAACCACCCAATCAATTAACTGTTTTTAACTTATACTTTATCAGAGCCAATTAGCATTATCCAAAAAAACTGCATGTaaaatttcattcaaaaattgaacaaAACTAGATAATGGTATTTAGAATGGATAGTCAACCACCACCCCGCATATGTTCATAGTAGAACTAACCTGAGACATTGAAAATACTGGCGAAGTATAAGTCCATATCATATGTCTACTAAAAGTCATTTCATCATGTAAAACAACAAACTTTGAATCTATTTCCATGGGGTCTCTTTCCCGGCCCAACCTAAATCGGATAGCTTTAGCTGAATATATAGGAAAGCCATCATTAATATAATCTGACAAGAAATACAAATTTTATGTCAGCAGAAGCAAAAGTTTGGAATCCTCAGCATAACCTATTTTTCAATTCAAATTGAGATACAcaatacatcaacatatctacGGGGCTAACCTTGGAATGGTTGGACATTAATCTCTGTGACAAGACATATCTTGGAAAAGAGGCGATAAAGCAAAGTCTCGGTAACAGAAGGATCCCTTTGCCCAATACTTGACCAATATGATGGGCCATGTTCAGTACTATCCCTAGGATCCAATGTATTTGTAAGGCTTTCTCTTATGTGATCATTCGTGCTGGATGCACATATGGCTTGTGAGATGCAGCTGTCATCGATAGGAATGAGACCAAAAGCTAGGAGTGCATAGACTCTATGATTTCTATTAAGACGCTCCTGTTTTGTTGTATAATAATACCCCAGCTTGTCACCATCAGATTCAATCATGTTGTCGACCTCAATGCTTCGAACAACAGCAGATATTTCAGGAATCATTTTCAAGCAAAGTTGCTTGCAGAGACCATTTTCAATAACTGCAAAATATTTCGTTTTCATATTATTACTACTTGAACAGCAAAATAAAGCCAGAGAACATTGAACTACTCACTGGTTTGGAGAAACAAGTGACATAAAATTTACAGGACAATTTAGCATTAGAGAAATTCACTTTCAGAAGCATGCCATTAAAACTCGCAAACTTAATATAGCATACATAAAAACCTTCCAAATG harbors:
- the LOC131630330 gene encoding F-box protein At4g00755-like isoform X2, producing MTTFACNQDLILEKMSKVKTNLDLIQWLGYDMSIKVFSYLDNPGDLVRASAVSSSWNDFVIENGLCKQLCLKMIPEISAVVRSIEVDNMIESDGDKLGYYYTTKQERLNRNHRVYALLAFGLIPIDDSCISQAICASSTNDHIRESLTNTLDPRDSTEHGPSYWSSIGQRDPSVTETLLYRLFSKICLVTEINVQPFQAKAIRFRLGRERDPMEIDSKFVVLHDEMTFSRHMIWTYTSPVFSMSQENKLQHFKLPEPVLCSGGFLLVELLGSVQKNEDVNLFYICISHVKVGGRILFPEFVTR
- the LOC131630330 gene encoding F-box protein At4g00755-like isoform X1, which encodes MTTFACNQDLILEKMSKVKTNLDLIQWLGYDMSIKVFSYLDNPGDLVRASAVSSSWNDFVIENGLCKQLCLKMIPEISAVVRSIEVDNMIESDGDKLGYYYTTKQERLNRNHRVYALLAFGLIPIDDSCISQAICASSTNDHIRESLTNTLDPRDSTEHGPSYWSSIGQRDPSVTETLLYRLFSKICLVTEINVQPFQDYINDGFPIYSAKAIRFRLGRERDPMEIDSKFVVLHDEMTFSRHMIWTYTSPVFSMSQENKLQHFKLPEPVLCSGGFLLVELLGSVQKNEDVNLFYICISHVKVGGRILFPEFVTR
- the LOC131630330 gene encoding F-box protein At4g00755-like isoform X3; this encodes MSKVKTNLDLIQWLGYDMSIKVFSYLDNPGDLVRASAVSSSWNDFVIENGLCKQLCLKMIPEISAVVRSIEVDNMIESDGDKLGYYYTTKQERLNRNHRVYALLAFGLIPIDDSCISQAICASSTNDHIRESLTNTLDPRDSTEHGPSYWSSIGQRDPSVTETLLYRLFSKICLVTEINVQPFQDYINDGFPIYSAKAIRFRLGRERDPMEIDSKFVVLHDEMTFSRHMIWTYTSPVFSMSQENKLQHFKLPEPVLCSGGFLLVELLGSVQKNEDVNLFYICISHVKVGGRILFPEFVTR